The Magnolia sinica isolate HGM2019 chromosome 10, MsV1, whole genome shotgun sequence genome includes a window with the following:
- the LOC131257451 gene encoding protein NRT1/ PTR FAMILY 5.8-like has protein sequence MAGGRRSVGLSKSCILVIVVASVERFAYKGVVSNLVTYLTDVVKMSNSSAAKSVSNWCGVTSMLPLIGAFLADSYWDQHSTILISSFLYMAGLVALTMSALLLAWTPISKTITYLSLFSSLYLISFAQGGYNPCLQAFGAGQLENMEGEGEGSPFSGIDDGENPNTNNNEKKKSLFFQWWYFGVCTGSLSGVTLMSYIQDTFGWGWGFAIPTIGMAMSIACFSCGTRLFVHRNKSKVVDTPIHTTIQSVKAAARKMFTGSIITFPRRDDTNVVELELQNHKPLRDDFNEPESLDKNSIPTARIQPGDMKAVLRLLPIWAMLLMFAVIFQQPSTFFTKQGMTMKRNIGKDFMIPPATLQSTITISIILLMPFYDKLIIPIFRLITRTDKGINVLQRMGIGIFLSVISMVVAALVESKRLEIAQKVPNITQSSQTETVPLSIFWLVPQYVLLGISDVFTVVGMQEFFYNEVPNGRRTTGIALYLSVFGVGSFLSAILISIIEMVTELSGQKHRWFSDNLAEARLDHYYWLLALLCTVSLFLFVLLSKHYLSSNAL, from the exons ATGGCTGGAGGAAGGAGATCAGTTGGGTTAAGCAAGTCATGCATTCTGGTTATAG TGGTGGCTAGTGTGGAGAGATTTGCATATAAGGGAGTGGTTTCCAACCTAGTGACCTATCTGACGGATGTTGTAAAGATGAGCAACTCCTCGGCTGCCAAAAGTGTTAGTAACTGGTGTGGGGTCACTTCCATGCTACCACTCATCGGAGCATTTCTAGCTGACTCTTATTGGGATCAACATTCTACTATCTTGATCTCTTCCTTTCTCTACATGGCG GGGCTTGTTGCATTGACGATGTCGGCATTGTTGTTGGCATGGACTCCTATAAGCAAGACCATAACTTATCTttccctcttctcttctctctactTGATTTCTTTTGCGCAAGGTGGATATAATCCATGCTTGCAAGCGTTTGGGGCAGGTCAGTTGGAGAACATGGAGGGTGAGGGTGAAGGGTCGCCTTTTAGTGGGATTGACGATGGTGAAAACCCTAACACTAATAACAATGAGAAAAAGAAGAGTTTGTTCTTCCAGTGGTGGTACTTTGGTGTGTGCACCGGAAGCCTCTCGGGGGTCACACTTATGTCCTACATCCAGGATACGTTTGGTTGGGGTTGGGGATTTGCCATCCCCACCATTGGAATGGCCATGTCTATAGCATGCTTTTCTTGTGGTACCAGGCTTTTTGTGCATAGGAACAAGTCCAAAGTTGTGGATACACCCATCCATACCACGATCCAATCAGTGAAGGCAGCAGCAAGGAAAATGTTCACTGGTAGTATCATCACCTTTCCAAGGAGGGATGATACAAATGTTGTCGAGCTCGA GCTACAAAATCATAAACCCCTCCGAGATGATTTCAATGAACCTGAAAGCTTGGATAAGAACTCAATTCCCACCGCACGGATTCAGCCTGGAGACATGAAAGCTGTCCTTAGGCTGTTGCCAATATGGGCGATGCTTCTGATGTTTGCTGTCATCTTTCAGCAACCATCCACATTCTTCACAAAACAAGGAATGACAATGAAGAGGAACATTGGAAAAGACTTCATGATACCACCGGCGACACTCCAAAGCACAATAACAATCTCCATCATACTGCTAATGCCATTTTATGATAAGCTAATAATCCCAATCTTCCGTTTAATTACTCGAACTGACAAGGGAATCAATGTGCTACAGAGGATGGGTATTGGGATTTTCCTATCAGTCATTTCAATGGTTGTGGCGGCGCTTGTTGAATCGAAGAGGTTGGAGATTGCTCAAAAGGTTCCGAACATTACTCAATCATCACAAACCGAAACAGTGCCCTTGAGCATTTTCTGGTTGGTACCTCAATATGTTCTTTTGGGGATTTCTGATGTTTTCACAGTCGTTGGAATGCAGGAATTCTTCTATAATGAAGTTCCTAACGGAAGGAGAACTACAGGCATAGCCCTCTATCTTAGTGTCTTTGGGGTGGGCAGCTTTCTCAGTGCTATTTTGATCTCTATCATTGAGATGGTCACAGAACTGAGTGGACAGAAACATAGATGGTTTTCAGATAACCTGGCAGAAGCTCGCCTAGACCATTACTACTGGCTGTTGGCTCTATTATGCACTGTGAGCTTGTTCTTGTTTGTCCTGTTGTCTAAACATTACCTTAGTAGCAATGCTTTATGA